One part of the Actinomycetota bacterium genome encodes these proteins:
- a CDS encoding phospholipase D-like domain-containing protein — MPSARTWRRAALAGGLGLAGVYAFEAAQYHRTAGKGFELEDPPAPGTPDFARMVEALTTAPLRQGNRVTVLRNGHEIFPAMLEAIRSAEQTINFATYVYWTGSIAPEFADALAERARAGVEVNVLLDAVGAAKMDRSLVDQLVDAGAKVAWFRPPKWYTLHKLNNRTHRKILVVDGRVGFTGGVGIAEEWTGNTEDPGHWRDTHVRVEGPAARDLFGGFLDNWAEATQCILSGPDHLPDIDGFDDGVQVQVTRSTAEKGSTDAEHLFYAAIACARERIWLTTAYFAPRRAFVEALCEAVGRGVDVCVLTNGPHMDKQVVRRAGHLAYGRMLECGSRIFEYQRTMLHAKVMIVDANWATVGSINFDNRSFALNDELNLSVRDRGIVVEFEKHFLADLDDARELDLAAWRARPLRMRAKELASAAIRREL; from the coding sequence GTGCCAAGCGCCCGCACCTGGCGCCGGGCCGCCCTCGCCGGCGGGCTGGGACTGGCCGGCGTCTACGCCTTCGAGGCGGCCCAGTACCACCGCACCGCCGGCAAGGGCTTCGAGCTGGAGGACCCGCCCGCGCCGGGCACGCCCGACTTCGCCCGCATGGTGGAGGCGCTCACCACCGCGCCGCTGCGCCAGGGCAACCGCGTCACCGTGCTCCGCAACGGCCACGAGATCTTCCCGGCCATGCTGGAGGCGATCCGTTCGGCCGAGCAGACCATCAACTTCGCCACCTACGTCTACTGGACCGGCAGCATCGCTCCCGAGTTCGCCGACGCGCTGGCCGAGCGGGCCCGGGCCGGGGTCGAGGTCAACGTGCTGCTGGACGCCGTCGGGGCGGCCAAGATGGACCGTTCCCTGGTCGACCAGCTGGTGGACGCCGGGGCCAAGGTGGCCTGGTTCCGGCCGCCCAAGTGGTACACCCTCCACAAGCTCAACAACCGTACCCACCGCAAGATCCTGGTGGTCGACGGCCGGGTCGGGTTCACCGGCGGGGTCGGGATCGCCGAGGAATGGACCGGCAACACCGAGGACCCCGGCCACTGGCGCGACACCCACGTGCGGGTCGAGGGTCCGGCCGCCCGCGACCTGTTCGGCGGCTTCCTGGACAACTGGGCCGAGGCGACCCAGTGCATCCTGTCCGGGCCCGACCATCTGCCCGACATCGACGGCTTCGACGACGGCGTCCAGGTGCAGGTCACCCGGAGCACGGCCGAGAAGGGATCGACCGACGCCGAGCACCTGTTCTACGCGGCCATCGCCTGCGCCAGGGAGCGGATCTGGCTGACCACCGCCTACTTCGCCCCGCGGCGGGCGTTCGTGGAGGCCCTGTGCGAGGCGGTCGGGCGCGGGGTCGACGTGTGCGTGCTCACCAACGGCCCCCACATGGATAAGCAGGTCGTCCGCCGGGCCGGGCACCTCGCGTATGGGCGGATGCTGGAGTGCGGGTCGCGGATCTTCGAGTACCAGCGGACCATGCTCCACGCCAAGGTGATGATCGTGGATGCAAACTGGGCGACGGTAGGGTCGATCAACTTCGACAACCGCTCGTTCGCCCTCAACGACGAGCTCAACCTGTCCGTGCGCGACCGGGGCATCGTCGTCGAGTTCGAGAAGCACTTCCTGGCCGATCTGGATGACGCGCGCGAGCTCGACCTGGCCGCCTGGCGGGCCCGGCCGCTGCGGATGCGGGCCAAGGAGCTGGCCAGCGCCGCCATCCGCCGGGAGCTGTGA